GATGCTGCGGGCGGCGTTGTCGAGATCGGCCGTCTCGTCGACGACCACCGGCGGGTTGCCCGGCCCGGCGACGACCGCCCGCTTGCCGCTGTTCAGCGCCGCCCGAGCGACCGCGGGCCCGCCGGTGACGCAGATCAGCGCGATTTCCCGATGCTTGAACAGCGCATTGGCCGTCTCAAGCGTCGGCTCGGCGAGCACGCAGACGAGGTTGTCGATCCCCAGGTCGCGGTGGATCGCCTCGTTGAACCGCCGCACCCCCTCGGCCGCCACGAGTTTGCCGCTGGGATGCGGGTTGACGACCAGCGTGTTCCCCCCGGCGATCATGCTCACCGCGTTGCCGGTGATCGTCGGGAGCGAGTGAGTCACCGGCGTGATTGCCCCGATGACGCCGAACGGAGCGTGCTCGATGACGGTCAACCCGTTGTCGCCGCTGAAGCATTGCTGCTCGATGAACTCGACCCCGGGGGTCCGCTCGCCGAGGGTCTTGAGCTTCTCGATCTTGTGGGCGAGCCGACCGACCTTGGTCTCGTTCATTTCCATCGTGCCGAGCTCGACGCATTGGTCGATCGAGATGCGGCGGATGTGGTCGATGATCCGCTTGCGATCCTCGATGGGCCGCAGCGACAGTTGCTCGAACGCCTCGGTCGCCGCGGCGACCGCCTCGTCGGGACAGGTGAACACGCCGTGCCGGCCGGCGTAGTTTTTTGCGAACCCAGTCGGGGTGTGAAAGATCGCCAGGCCTGGGGCGCGGGCGCCGTGGGGCGGGGAACTCGCGGTCGCCGGCCCCGGCTTCGCGACGCCGTTGGTCGCGGGCCTCGCGCCCGGCTTGATCTCGGCGAGCACTTGGCGAACGACGTCGCTGATCAGAGATTCGCTAATGGCCATCGGGTTGCTCGTACGTTGCGGTGCGATCGCCGTGCCGCGCGCCGGCGGCCAACGGTGGCCGGTGCGTCGAATCACGGCGGCGGGAGCGGCGATCATGGTCGGGCGAATGAAAGGGGACGGGATTCGTCGTCTTGAGATGTTGAATTGACTGGCGATTCACGAGCGAGCCGCGTGCGAGCCGACTCCGCCCTCTTCACGGCGAGGCGTCAGGAGTTCTTGTCGAACACGCACGTTCCCTCCGCGTCGACGCGATCGACGATGCCGATCACCACCGTGTCGATCGGCAATTCCTTCGTCTCGGGCGTGTAACGGGCGCTGGAGCCCTGGGTGATCAGCACCATCTCGCCCACTCCGGCCCCCAGGGCGTCGACCGCCACGAACGATCGGCCGGTCGTCACGAGCCGGTCGCGCTTGTCGGCGTCGAGTCGGTACGGTTCGACGATCAGCAGTTTCTGCCCGATCATGTTGTCGATCTTCTGCGTCGCGACGATGGAGCCGGTGACTTTGGCGAGAAACATGGTCTTGCTCGTTGAGGAAGGAGCCCGCGAACAGCGCGAATGTCGCGAGGGGAGGACGATCGGCGGGGCGTAACGGCCAGGGATAGTGAGCTGAAAAAGACGCTAGTCAACCGAGAGCGTTCACAATCGCCGATCGCCGGCGCTTGCCAGACACTCCGCCGTCTGTCGGGCGACGACGATCTCCTCGTTCGTCGGGACGACCCAAATCTGCGTGCGGCTGCCGGGGGCGTGAATGGCGCCCTCGCCGCGCAACTCCTTGTTCGCGGCGGCATCGAGCACGATTCCCAATTCCTCCAGCCCCGCGCACACCGCGGTGCGGATCTCAGGACGGTTCTCGCCGATCCCCGCGGTGAAGGCGATCGCATCGAGGCCCCCCAGTTCCACGAGGTAGGCGCCCAGGTAGTGCCGCACCGCCGAGGCGAATACGTCCAGCGCGAGCTGCGCCCGTTCGTCGCCGCGACCGGCCGCCTCGTACAAGTCCCGCACGTCGCCGCTTGTTCCGCTTAACCCCAGCAGTCCGCCCCGCTTGGCCATCTCGGCGAGCACCCCCTCGACCCCCAGCCCGGTCCGCTCGGCGAGCATCGGCAGCGAGTACGCGTCAAAGTCCCCCACGCGGTTGTTCTGGGGCAAGCCCGTCTGCGGGCTCATGCCCATGCTGGTCGCGGCGCTCACGCCGCCCCGACTGGCGCACACGCTGCTGGAGCCCCCGAGGTGGCACGTCGCCAGCCGCAGGTCGCTGCGCCCCGTGAGCTCGCGCATTCGCTGGGCGACGTACCGGTGACTGGCGCCGTGAAAACCCCAACGCTGCAATTGGTGCTTGTCGGCCCACTCGTACGGCACGGCGTAATGCCTGAGCCGCGCGGGGATCGTCGCGTGGAACCCGGTTTCAAACGCCGCCGCCAAGGGCAACTCCGGCATTCGCTCGCGCAGTTGTCGCATCGCCGCGATGTAGGGCGGGTTGTGAGCCGGGCAAATCGCGTTCATCTCGGCCATCGCGGCCAGCACGTCGTCGTCGACCCGCCGCACCCCGGTGACCCGGCCCCCGTGAACCGCCTTGAACCCGATCGCCGCCACGTCGCCGACCGTCCGCAGGCAGCCCTGCTCGGGGTCGGTCAGCCGCTCCAGGCACGCCGCGATCGCCGTCCCGTGGTCGGGCGCGGCGATCTCGAACTCCGTCCGCGCCCCCTGCGCCTCGACGAACGCCGCGCTCCGCGGGGCGCCGATTCGTTCCACCCCGCCGCGCGCAAGCTGCCGCTCGTCCGCCATGTCGAACAGGCGGAACTTGAAGCTGGTCGAGCCCAAGTTGGCGACGAGGATGATCATGGGGCCCAGGGGGCTGTTAGCCGTAGCTCCAATCTGCGGACAAGCGGTTCGACGGCCTCTCGCTCTACTTCAAAAACGCGGCGACGATGCCGTCCGAGGGGCGCGGAATGACATGGCTGGCGATCAGGTGCCCGGCCGCCGAGGCTGCCGCGGCGCCCGCTTCGACCGCGGCCCGGACGCTCCCCACGTCGCCGCTGACGACGGCGGTGCAGTAGGCGCCCCCCAGGTCGATGCGTTTTTCGATCTTCACGTTCGCGGCCTTCGCCATCGCGTCGGTCGCCTCGATGAGCGGCACCAAGCCGCGGGTTTCAACAAGTCCGATTGCAGATTGCATCGTTGGTTCCTCAAGGAGAGGTCGGAGGTCAGGAAGATGTGGTCAGTGATCCGTTGTCAGTCGAAGCGACGGCGGCAAGCCGGCGGCGCTCGGGTTACTTTGCCGCCGGCTTTTTCTTCAGCACCACGTCGATGTCGTCGTGCGGGCGGGGAATGACCTGCACGCTGACGACTTCGCCGACGCGGCTGGCGGCGCTCGCGCCCGCGTCGGTCGCGGCCTTCACCGCGGCGACGTCGCCGGTGACGATCGCCGTGGCCAGACCGGAGCCGACCTTGTCCCACGAATGGAACTCGACGTTCGCCGCTTTGAGCATCGCGTCGGTCGCCTCGACCAGGGCGATAAAGCCCTTTGTCTCGATCATGCCGATCGCTTCATTCGCTTTTGCCATTGTTGAACCTCGGAGAAAGGGGGGAACTGTGATGGGTGACTGGTGAAAGGGGACAAGGGCGGGAGCTGCCGATGATCAAACGTCGCCGCCGCAGGGAGTAAGATTGATCCGAACCGCGAGGCGTAAGCCCGTCCCGAGCCGCGAGGCGTAAGCCCGCGGAGCAAACGGCTCTCCCCTCAATGCCCCGCACACTTGCAAGCCTCCTGCTTCAGCAACTCGACCTTCGTCGCGTGATCGAGATCGGCCGCGTTGCCTTCGTCGGTGTCGATGTGGACCTCCAACTTGCTCGTCGCGTCGGCCCGCACCAGCAGGTCTTCGAGCACCGTCGTGCAGGCGCCGGCGATCTTGAGCTTCATCCGATCGCCGTTCTTGACGCCGTAGCGCTCCGCGTCGCGGAGGCTCATGTGGACGTGCCGTTCGGCGCGAATGACCCCTTCCTTGAGCTCGACCACTCCCGCCGGCCCGACCAAAACGCACCCGGGCGTGCCGGCGATCTTGCCGCTGGCCCGCACGGGCAGCTCGATTCCCAGCGAGATCCCGTCGGTGAACGCCAACTCGACTTGACTGTGATCGCGGGTCGGCCCCAGCACGCGCACGCTGGGCAGCATTCGCCGTCGCGGGCCGACGACCATCACGGTCTGCTCGGCGGCGTAGAACCCGTCCTGGTACAGATTCTTCTCCGGTTTGAGCTGCGTCCCGGGACCGAACAGCTTTTCGACATGCTCCTGCGTCAGATGAACGTGCCGGGCCGAGATGCTCACCACCAGTTCCGACGCCCCGGCCGCGGGCGTGGCTTTCCCGTCGGTCGGCAGGTGAAACGACGCATAACCGTCGCGGCTTGCCGCAGCGTGCTGACGCACGACGCGGCGGACGATTTCTTCGACACGGTTGCGATCAAGCGGCGGGGCTGTGCTCATGGCGCCAAACATCAGGGGTGTCGCTTTCCGGGGCGGATCTTGGGGCCCGACAACGCGGCCGCGACGTCGCGGATCGCCGGGGCGATCGTCGTCTCGACCCTCGCGTCCGCCAGGCGGCGACGCCAAGCGGGCGACAGTTCGTCGTCGACCACGATCCGGTGAATCGCCGGCAGCTCGCAAACGAACGCCAAGCTCTGATGGCCGAACTTCGTGCTGTCGATGACCGCCATCACTTCTTCCGCGGCGGCCAGCATCGCCTGCTCGGCTGCGGCAGTTTGCAGATTGCTGTTGAACAGTCCGCGCTCGTTGACCCCCGCGGCGCTGATAATGGCCCGCCGCACGTGGAGCGAGCGAATCATCGCCTCGGCGTGCGGTCCTTGCACCGTTCCCGAGCGACCGTGGACGTAGCCGCCGATGACGATCAGGTCGGCGCCCGCGGTCGAGCTGAACAGGTTGGCCACCGGCAACGAGTTGGTGACGACCTGCAGCGGCCGGCCGACCAACAGCCGAGCGAGCTCGTAGGTCGTACTTCCCCCGTCCAAGAGCACGGTGTCGTTGTCTTCAATCAACTCCGCGGCAGTCCGGGCGATGGCCCGCTTCTTGTCCCATTGGGCGCTCTGACGCTGTTCGAAGTGGGGCAGATTGGGCGACGGCCCGGTGTAAAATGCCCCGCCGTGGGTCCGCTGCGTCGCTCCCTCGCGTTCCAGGTGGGCCAAGTCACGGCGAATCGTCGATTCCGACACGTCGAGCGCCTTGGCCAGGTCCGGCAGGGGCGCAAACCCTTGCCGGCGGACCAGTTCGATCAGCTGTGTGCGGCGAAATTCTGCGGACATCGCGGCAGAAACGAGAGGAGGAGTTGGCAGACTCCATCATGATTAGGAGCCGTCGTGATGCAAATAATATCCGATCTGATCATAAATGAGCATAAGTAATCTTATTGATGATAGCTAATGGTCATTTGCGTCAGAACGCGTCAAAAGACCAATGGCTATCTGGTCGTAACATGTTGATTAACAACACGTTGCAGTCCATTAGGACAGGCCACGGCGGGCAATTCACGCCGGGCCATGACGGCTCTGCCCCAGAGATCGCGAGACCGCGGGCGGCAATGACCAGCGGGCCGGCCGCCGTCACTCCGCCGGCGACTGCTCGCCTCGGCGCCCGGTCCCGCGCAGCGTGACGCGACGACCTTCGAGCTGCACCCGCCCCGCGGCCAGCAGCCGCAGGACGTGGGGGTAGGCTTCCTTCTCGGTCTCGAACACCCGCGCGGCCAGCGAGTCGGGCGTGTCGTCGTCGAACACCGGCACCGGTTGTTGCCAGATGATCGGCCCGCGGTCGTACTCGTTGTCGACGAAGTGGACCGTCGCCCCGGTCACCTTGGCGCCGGACTCGAGCACCGCCTCGTGGACCCGCTGGCCGTACATTCCGTGGCCGCAGAAGGCCGGGATGAGCGAGGGATGGATGTTGATCACCCGGCCCGCGAAGTCGTCCGGCACGGGGGCCAGCTTCAAGAAGCCCGCCATGACGACGTAGTCGACCCCCGCCTCGCGGCAGGCCGCGAAGATTGCTTCTCCGAATGCTTGGTCATCGGCGAACTTGCTCCGCACGAACACGGCGGTCGGTACGCCGGCGTCGCGGGCGAACTGCAGGCCCCCCGCCTTCGCACTGCTGGACACGACCAGCCGCACGTCGATCGGCAACTCCCCCGTCGCGGCCAACTCGAGCAGGTTCTTGAGCGTCCGCCCCCCGCCGGAAATCAGGACGGCGATCTTTAACGGCTTGGCGCCCGGGCGGTTCACGGCGCCACCTTCACAAAGAGAGTTGCGTCAGCGTCCCCGACTTTGGCAGCGGTCGGTTGAGCGCCCGCGACCGACCCTGACCCGATCGACTGTGCGAGCGTCTCGGCGGCGATAAACGATCCGAATTGCTTGACGGCGTTTGCAAGGTCGGCCGACTCCGTGACGACGCCGACCTCGATGCGGTCGGTGAACTCGCAACCGATCTCCTTGCGCCGATCCTGAATCGCCCGCACCAGATCGCGGGCCAACCCCTCGGCAATCAATTCGGGCGTCAACTCCGTCGCCAGCACGACGACGACCCCTTTGTCGTTCGCCGCAGTCCAGCCTTCGCGGGCCGTGATGCGGATCTCGACCTCCTCGCCGGTGAGTTCGACCTCCTGGCCGTCGATCGAAAGATTGATTTTGCCGTTGTCCCGGATGTTCGCCAGCAGTTCGCTGCCGCTTTGTCGGGCCAGCGCGCCCTTCACCTTCGGCATCAGTTTGCCGAGCTTCGGCCCCAGCAGTTTGAAGTTGGGGAGCACCTCGTGCTGGACGTATTTCTCCGGCTTGTCGCTGTACTCGACCCCCTTCACGTTCAGTTCGTCCGCGATCACCGCGGCATGCTCTTCCAGCCACGCTTGATGCGTCGCGTCGGCCAGGATCACCTCGACCCGCGCCAGCGGTTGCCGCACCTTCAGGTTCGCGCTCGTTCGGGCCTGCCGCCCCAGCGAGGCGATATGTCGCACCATGTTCATCCGCTCCGACAGCTGCTCGTCGATCGCCGCCGCGTCGCCGGTCGGATAGTCGCACAGGTGGACGCTCTCGACGACGCGATGCGCGCTGTGCGGCGCAAACGGCTCGACGACCAGATTCTGCCATAACGTTTCCGCCAAAAACGGCGTGAACGGCGCGATCAGCTTGGCCGTCGTCACGAGGCACTCGTACAACGTCCAGTACGCGTCCCGCTTGCCGACGTCGGCCGGGTCCTTGGCCCAGAACCGATCGCGACTGCGGCGGACGTACCAGTTCGACAGCGCGTCGACGAACTCCGTCAAGCGACCGCACGCGGCGAAGTTGTCATAGGCGTCCATCCGCTCGACGACCGCCGCGGCCGTGCGATGCAACTCGCTCACGATCCAGCGATCAAGCTCGTTCCGCTCGGCAAGCGGGCGATACGAAGGCGCCTGCGCCAGTTCCGTCGCGGCGAGCTGCAACGCTCCCGCCGCCGGCCGCGAACCGCCGGCCGCCAATTCCTGCTCCGGCTGAAACTCGTCGATGTTCGCGTAGATCGTGAAGAACGAAAACACGTTCCACAGCCGCAGCAGGAACTCGGGGACGCTGTCCTTGATCGCCTGCTCGCTGTAGCGGATCGACGTCCACGGCGGTTGGTTGGCGAAAAAGTACCAGCGCAGCGCGTCGGCGCCGTAGCGGTCGAAGATCTCGCTCGGCTCGCGGTAGTTCCGCTTGCTTTTGCTCATCTTCTGCCCGTCTTCGCCGAGCATGAGCCCCAGCACGATGCAGTTCTTGAACGGGTGAGGGTAGGGGGGCGCGTCGGCGGCGTTTGCTTGCGCCTCGCCGCTCGCGCCTCGCACATCGTCCCCGAACATCATCGTGCTGATCGCCAACTGCGAGTAAAACCACCCGCGGGTCTGGTCGATCGCCTCGCTGATGAAGTCGGCGGGGAATTGGTCGCGGAAGCGTTGCGCCGGACTCCGGGAGCTGACGCCTCCCGGCTCGGAGGAAGCTCGCAGCGAGCTCGCCTCGCCCCCGAGCCCCTCCCCGTCAGGGGTTGGGGAGAGCGCCGCGTCGTCGCCCCGGTAGCCCCACTGCGCAAACGGCATCGCGCCGCTGTCGTACCAGCAGTCGATCACCTCGCTCACCCGCCGCATCCGCGCGCCCGGCGCAAACGGGCTGTCGTACGTCACCTCGTCGATGTACGGCTTGTGGACGCGCAGGTCCTCGGGCAACTCGGGGTTCGTTTCTTTGGCTCGATCGAACGCCTCGGTCCCCGCGACCCCCGGCTTGGCAAGTAGCTCGTCGTACCCGCCGATCGCCTCCATTTGGCCCGTCTCGTCGCAGACCCAAATCGGCAGCGGCGTGCCCCAGAACCGCTCGCGGCTCAGGGCCCAGTCGACGTTCGATTCGAGGAACTTGCCGAACCGCCCGTCCTTGATGTGCTCGGGGAGCCAATTGATTTGGGAGTTGTTCTGGAGCATCGCGTCGCGAAACGCGGTGGTGCGAATAAACCAGCTCTCCCGCGGATACTGGATCAGCGGATCCTCCTCGGCCCGCCAGCAGAATGGGTAGTCGTGGAGGTATTGCTCCTGGTGAAAGAGCAGCCCGCGCGACTTGAGATCGCGGATTATGTCCTTGTCACAGTCCTTCACCCAGCGCCCGCGAACGAACTCGGGAGCCTCGTCCGTGAACTTGCCGTCAGGTCCGACGCAGTTGAGGAGAGGCAGGCTCTGCGAACCGCGACCTTCTCGTTCTCTTTGAAGAACCAAATGATCGTCTTCACCGAACGCAGGCGCGATGTGAACGATTCCGGTCCCTGAGTCTGCAGTCACAAACTCGGCGGAAATCACGCGCCAAGCCTTCGGCTGCTTAGAAGAAACTTCGCGGAGCACGTCATTATCAAGCTGGTGGCTCTGCACGTCAAATTTGTCCACTCCGAGTTCATCGTAGTAATTCGGATAGGGAGGTCGATATAAAGATCCCACTAACGTCGTACCATCGACAATCTTCACGACCTGCAGATCTTTTTTCGAGCTCGCCGCCAGTCGTTCAACTGCGTCATGAGCGACATAAAACTGTTCGCCAGACGTGCCCTCTCTCACTAAGGCGTATCGTAAGACAGGGTAGATCGCAGCAAATTGATTGCTCGGTAGCGTCCAAGGCGTCGTCGTCCACACGAGCAGCGATGAGTCAGTGACGTTCCCGTCATCATCCAACAGCGGAAACTTCACATACACGCTCGGGTCCGCCACCTGCCGGTAGCCTTGGCCGACCTCGCCGCTGGAAAGCGCCGTCCCGCCTTGCGCCCACCACCAGACGATCTTGTGCCCCTGGTACAACAGCTCGCGGTCGAACAGGCTTTTGAGGCTCCACCAGACGCTTTCGACGTAGCTCTTGTGGTACGTGACGTAGGCGTTCTTGAGGTCGACCCAAAAGCCGAGCCGTTCGGTCAGCCGCTCCCACTCTGCCATGTACCGCCAGACGCTTTGCTGGCAGCGGTGGATGAACGGCTCGACGCCGTACGCCTCGATCTCCTCCTTGGCGTGGATCCCCAGTTCCTTGCAAACCTCGACCTCGACCGGCAACCCGTGGGTGTCCCAGCCCGCTTTTCGTTCGCACAGGTAACCGCGCATCGTCTTGTAGCGCGGGAACAGGTCCTTGATCGCCCGGGTCAGGCAGTGGCCCGGGTGGGGCATGCCGTTGGCGGTCGGCGGGCCTTCGTAGAACACGAACGGCGGCGCGTCCGCGCGGGCGGCGAGCGTCTTGTGATACGTCTCCTGCTCACGCCACAGCCGCAGCACGGCCTGTTCGCGTTCGGGAAACGACTGCGAGTTGTCGAGCGAAGGAAACATGGCGGCCGCGGAGCGTAAGTCAAAGACAAAGGTCGGACGTCAATCCGGTTCGTTCGGTTCGTTCAGTTCGCCAGCGCTCAAGACCCCCTCCGCAATCGGCGCCAGCCGCGACCTCCCAGGTCGCCGGCGGTCCTGCCGCAAAGGCTCGCCCTAAGCGCAAGCAGCCAGCGTAAAGGGGGAAGGCGGAACGGGGAAGGCGGACCCGAGCGTCCGACCTCAGTTCCCGGCCGCGCCGATTTCGTCCGCCAACTCCTCCGCCTCGTGCAGCATCGCGTCCACCCGCCGGCGTGCGGCAAGGTAGTACGCCGCCCCGACCGCGGCCATGCCGTAGGTCATCGCCCGGTAGGTGACGGCGACCATGAACCCCTCGCCCGGCGAACCGGCGACGATGGCGAACAACTGCGAAAACGCCGTCTCGAACGTCCCCAGGCCGCTGGGGGTCAGCGGGATCGCCCCGGCCACAAGACTCATCGGCGCCACCAACAGCATCTCGGCCGCCGTCGGCTTGGCGACCGGCAGACCCCGGCAAATCAGCCAGAATGCGCTCACCAGCAGCAGGTGCGTCGCGCAGGCGATCCCCAGCGCCCCGAACAGGTACGCCCGGCGGTCGCGGTAGACTCCGACCGCGTCGACCAGCCGCTCGAGCGTCGCCCCGACCAGCGGCAGCCGACCCGCCAGCCCCCTCATCCCCGGCCCTGCGGCCCAGGGGGTCATCACAAAGACCAGTCCCACGGTCCCCACGGCCAGCGACGCGGCGACGGCTCGGGTGAGCCCCAGCAGAATCGGGCTCTCGGCCGCGACGTCGCGGGCCACGAGCACCGCCCCGCTGGCGACCAGCAGCATTGCGTACAGCCCGACCACCCGGTCGACGATGACCGTGGCGACCGCCTCGGTGCGGCGTCCCGGCTGCTCGCGGGCGACGAACATTGCCTTGAACAGGTCCCCCCCGACGCTCCCCAGCGAGATTTGGTTGAGCAAGAATCCCAGCGACCCGAGCCGAAAGCCGTCGCGCAGCGAAAACGGCAGATGCAGCGCCCGGACCAACAAGGTCCACCGGGCGAAACTGGCCGAGAAGGCCAGAACGATGCACGCCTGAGCCGTGGCGAGCGGACCCCACCGCTTCGGCTCGGCCAGCAACCGGGCGAACGCCTCGTCCCCCCACAGCCGGTAGACCAAGGCTGCGAGAATCCCCCCGGCGAGCGCGAGCTTGGCGGCTGCGACGAGCAGGCGACGGCGATGGGCTTGGGGATTCATGCGGCGTGTCGCGGGGCGTCCGGCGGTGGGGCTTTGGGTCTTCTTGCTGTGGTCTGTGCCTGATGCGGCGCTGGCAAATCCAAGTGCTCGATGCGATCCGAGGCGTTCGTTATCAGCCGTCGAACTGATCTGATCGCACGCCGCGTTGACAGCCACGGGCGAGGGTGATAGTTTTCATGGTTCAACGGCCTTGCCGCTAGTGCAATTGTGCGACGCAAGTCCGTTTCCCGCGGGGGATTAGCTCAGCTGGGAGAGCGTTTGGCTGGCAGCCAAAAGGTCAGCGGTTCGAGCCCGCTATCCTCCACTTCCCGCCTCGATTTCGAGATCGGCGACACCAAGCCTCGCCGATCAGCGCCGTCGCGCCCCACCCGCCAGGATTCCGCTCCGGGTCGGTCGTGCGCCGTCAGGAAGTCTTTCGCCGGCCCTGCCGGGGGGCGCCGCGAGCGTCCGCCCCCCCTCAGGTCGCCGTTGCGGCGACCGGGCTTCCCGCTCGAATGTCCTCGGCCGCCCGCAGTCGCGAAGCACGCTCGGTTTATGTCGTCCGTCGTCGACCAGCCGCAGCCCGAGCAACTCGCCAGCGGTCCGGCCGTCGTCCTGGCGCCGCGAGAAGGCCCCCTGGCCGTGCTGCGGCTGAGCGTCGCCCGCCGGATGGCCACTGCGTGGTTTCTGAACCATTTCGCCCTGGGGGCGTGGTTCGTCACGATCGGCAGCTACATCAAGGCCAACACCGACCGCGAAGGCGCGGGGATTTTCTCCGACGGCTTCATGGGGACCGCCACCATGGCGGCGCCGATCGGAGCCATGGTGGCGCCGTTTCTCACCGGCGTCCTGGCCGACCGGTTTTTCGCCACCGAGCGGCTGATGATGCTGCTCCACTTGGTCGCGGCGGCGATGCTGTGGCTGGGAAGCGCGGCGACGACCCAGCAGGGGTTCTTTCTGGCGATCATCGCATTTTTCCTGTGCTACGTGCCGACGATGTCGCTCATGGCGGCGATGTCGATG
The window above is part of the Pirellulales bacterium genome. Proteins encoded here:
- a CDS encoding aldehyde dehydrogenase EutE, with translation MSDVVRQVLAEIKPGARPATNGVAKPGPATASSPPHGARAPGLAIFHTPTGFAKNYAGRHGVFTCPDEAVAAATEAFEQLSLRPIEDRKRIIDHIRRISIDQCVELGTMEMNETKVGRLAHKIEKLKTLGERTPGVEFIEQQCFSGDNGLTVIEHAPFGVIGAITPVTHSLPTITGNAVSMIAGGNTLVVNPHPSGKLVAAEGVRRFNEAIHRDLGIDNLVCVLAEPTLETANALFKHREIALICVTGGPAVARAALNSGKRAVVAGPGNPPVVVDETADLDNAARSIIRGAAYDNNLLCIAEKEVFCTAAACDGLLAAMERAGAVRLNAGQIDRLTAAAIATVGEGDHKHDVAAKEFIGQDAAVLARAAGIEVSPQTELLFGETDHANPFVPVEQMMPFVPVVRCRDVDEAIALAKHYEHGFRHTAMIHTNNVRTMTKMGRALDTTLFVKNGPSMAGLGLGGEGYLSFSIATPTGEGVTTPLTFTRERRCSLIDDLHILGKR
- a CDS encoding EutN/CcmL family microcompartment protein, with the protein product MFLAKVTGSIVATQKIDNMIGQKLLIVEPYRLDADKRDRLVTTGRSFVAVDALGAGVGEMVLITQGSSARYTPETKELPIDTVVIGIVDRVDAEGTCVFDKNS
- a CDS encoding acetate/propionate family kinase; the protein is MIILVANLGSTSFKFRLFDMADERQLARGGVERIGAPRSAAFVEAQGARTEFEIAAPDHGTAIAACLERLTDPEQGCLRTVGDVAAIGFKAVHGGRVTGVRRVDDDVLAAMAEMNAICPAHNPPYIAAMRQLRERMPELPLAAAFETGFHATIPARLRHYAVPYEWADKHQLQRWGFHGASHRYVAQRMRELTGRSDLRLATCHLGGSSSVCASRGGVSAATSMGMSPQTGLPQNNRVGDFDAYSLPMLAERTGLGVEGVLAEMAKRGGLLGLSGTSGDVRDLYEAAGRGDERAQLALDVFASAVRHYLGAYLVELGGLDAIAFTAGIGENRPEIRTAVCAGLEELGIVLDAAANKELRGEGAIHAPGSRTQIWVVPTNEEIVVARQTAECLASAGDRRL
- a CDS encoding BMC domain-containing protein, with the translated sequence MQSAIGLVETRGLVPLIEATDAMAKAANVKIEKRIDLGGAYCTAVVSGDVGSVRAAVEAGAAAASAAGHLIASHVIPRPSDGIVAAFLK
- a CDS encoding BMC domain-containing protein — translated: MAKANEAIGMIETKGFIALVEATDAMLKAANVEFHSWDKVGSGLATAIVTGDVAAVKAATDAGASAASRVGEVVSVQVIPRPHDDIDVVLKKKPAAK
- a CDS encoding phosphate propanoyltransferase codes for the protein MSTAPPLDRNRVEEIVRRVVRQHAAASRDGYASFHLPTDGKATPAAGASELVVSISARHVHLTQEHVEKLFGPGTQLKPEKNLYQDGFYAAEQTVMVVGPRRRMLPSVRVLGPTRDHSQVELAFTDGISLGIELPVRASGKIAGTPGCVLVGPAGVVELKEGVIRAERHVHMSLRDAERYGVKNGDRMKLKIAGACTTVLEDLLVRADATSKLEVHIDTDEGNAADLDHATKVELLKQEACKCAGH
- a CDS encoding DeoR/GlpR transcriptional regulator — protein: MSAEFRRTQLIELVRRQGFAPLPDLAKALDVSESTIRRDLAHLEREGATQRTHGGAFYTGPSPNLPHFEQRQSAQWDKKRAIARTAAELIEDNDTVLLDGGSTTYELARLLVGRPLQVVTNSLPVANLFSSTAGADLIVIGGYVHGRSGTVQGPHAEAMIRSLHVRRAIISAAGVNERGLFNSNLQTAAAEQAMLAAAEEVMAVIDSTKFGHQSLAFVCELPAIHRIVVDDELSPAWRRRLADARVETTIAPAIRDVAAALSGPKIRPGKRHP
- the purN gene encoding phosphoribosylglycinamide formyltransferase; translated protein: MNRPGAKPLKIAVLISGGGRTLKNLLELAATGELPIDVRLVVSSSAKAGGLQFARDAGVPTAVFVRSKFADDQAFGEAIFAACREAGVDYVVMAGFLKLAPVPDDFAGRVINIHPSLIPAFCGHGMYGQRVHEAVLESGAKVTGATVHFVDNEYDRGPIIWQQPVPVFDDDTPDSLAARVFETEKEAYPHVLRLLAAGRVQLEGRRVTLRGTGRRGEQSPAE
- the ileS gene encoding isoleucine--tRNA ligase, coding for MFPSLDNSQSFPEREQAVLRLWREQETYHKTLAARADAPPFVFYEGPPTANGMPHPGHCLTRAIKDLFPRYKTMRGYLCERKAGWDTHGLPVEVEVCKELGIHAKEEIEAYGVEPFIHRCQQSVWRYMAEWERLTERLGFWVDLKNAYVTYHKSYVESVWWSLKSLFDRELLYQGHKIVWWWAQGGTALSSGEVGQGYRQVADPSVYVKFPLLDDDGNVTDSSLLVWTTTPWTLPSNQFAAIYPVLRYALVREGTSGEQFYVAHDAVERLAASSKKDLQVVKIVDGTTLVGSLYRPPYPNYYDELGVDKFDVQSHQLDNDVLREVSSKQPKAWRVISAEFVTADSGTGIVHIAPAFGEDDHLVLQREREGRGSQSLPLLNCVGPDGKFTDEAPEFVRGRWVKDCDKDIIRDLKSRGLLFHQEQYLHDYPFCWRAEEDPLIQYPRESWFIRTTAFRDAMLQNNSQINWLPEHIKDGRFGKFLESNVDWALSRERFWGTPLPIWVCDETGQMEAIGGYDELLAKPGVAGTEAFDRAKETNPELPEDLRVHKPYIDEVTYDSPFAPGARMRRVSEVIDCWYDSGAMPFAQWGYRGDDAALSPTPDGEGLGGEASSLRASSEPGGVSSRSPAQRFRDQFPADFISEAIDQTRGWFYSQLAISTMMFGDDVRGASGEAQANAADAPPYPHPFKNCIVLGLMLGEDGQKMSKSKRNYREPSEIFDRYGADALRWYFFANQPPWTSIRYSEQAIKDSVPEFLLRLWNVFSFFTIYANIDEFQPEQELAAGGSRPAAGALQLAATELAQAPSYRPLAERNELDRWIVSELHRTAAAVVERMDAYDNFAACGRLTEFVDALSNWYVRRSRDRFWAKDPADVGKRDAYWTLYECLVTTAKLIAPFTPFLAETLWQNLVVEPFAPHSAHRVVESVHLCDYPTGDAAAIDEQLSERMNMVRHIASLGRQARTSANLKVRQPLARVEVILADATHQAWLEEHAAVIADELNVKGVEYSDKPEKYVQHEVLPNFKLLGPKLGKLMPKVKGALARQSGSELLANIRDNGKINLSIDGQEVELTGEEVEIRITAREGWTAANDKGVVVVLATELTPELIAEGLARDLVRAIQDRRKEIGCEFTDRIEVGVVTESADLANAVKQFGSFIAAETLAQSIGSGSVAGAQPTAAKVGDADATLFVKVAP